In a single window of the Gossypium hirsutum isolate 1008001.06 chromosome D02, Gossypium_hirsutum_v2.1, whole genome shotgun sequence genome:
- the LOC107940749 gene encoding F-box/kelch-repeat protein At1g22040 has product MGAFLSLNNSRAGMSEPLDVSQNGTCKRQKLSSCLSEENPRLIPSLPDEISYQILARIPRINYLNVRLVSRDWKAAIMSTELFNTRKELGTTEEWLYILTKVEGDKLLWYALDPLSRRWQRLPQMPNVAFEAESRKRLASLRMWNVVDSGIKIADAIRGWLGRKDALDRMPFCGCAISAVDGCLYVLGGFSRASALSCVWQYNPVLNSWNEVSSMSTGRAYCKTGILNNKLYVVGGVTRGHGGLTPLKSAEVFDPHTGIWSQLPSMPFSKAQILPTAFLADLLKPIATGMTSYRGRLFVPQSLYCWPFFVDVGGEVYDPDVNSWVEMPAGMGDGWPARQAGTKLSVTVDGELYALDPSNSPESVRIKVYDYQDDAWKVVVGEVPIPDFTDSDFPYLLSGLLGKLHVITKDANNNISVLQADVQNHFTSLSSASLDSSPGAHPESAEPATAFETDLWRVIATRTTGSSELVSCQALNI; this is encoded by the coding sequence ATGGGGGCATTCTTAAGTCTAAACAATTCCAGGGCTGGAATGAGTGAGCCCTTAGATGTTTCACAAAATGGAACATGCAAAAGGCAGAAGTTGTCATCATGTCTTTCTGAAGAGAATCCAAGATTGATTCCTAGCCTTCCTGATGAGATATCTTATCAGATTCTTGCCAGAATTCCGAGGATTAATTACTTGAATGTGAGGTTAGTATCTCGAGACTGGAAAGCTGCCATCATGAGTACTGAACTTTTTAATACAAGGAAAGAACTAGGAACAACAGAAGAATGGCTCTATATATTGACTAAGGTTGAAGGTGACAAGCTTTTGTGGTATGCTTTGGATCCATTGTCAAGAAGGTGGCAGAGGTTGCCTCAAATGCCCAATGTTGCTTTTGAAGCTGAATCCAGGAAACGTTTAGCTAGCCTTCGGATGTGGAATGTGGTTGACTCTGGCATAAAAATTGCAGATGCCATTAGGGGTTGGCTTGGGAGGAAGGATGCATTGGACAGAATGCCTTTTTGTGGGTGTGCTATTAGTGCTGTTGATGGCTGCCTCTACGTGTTAGGAGGATTCTCTAGAGCGTCAGCCCTGAGCTGTGTTTGGCAGTATAATCCAGTTCTAAATTCGTGGAATGAAGTAAGTTCAATGTCAACTGGTAGAGCCTACTGTAAGACTGGCATCTTAAATAATAAGCTATATGTTGTTGGAGGGGTTACCAGGGGCCATGGTGGATTAACTCCACTTAAGTCTGCTGAAGTGTTTGATCCTCATACTGGTATATGGTCCCAACTACCAAGCATGCCCTTTTCAAAAGCTCAGATTCTACCCACGGCCTTTCTGGCTGATCTACTCAAACCGATTGCCACAGGAATGACATCATATAGGGGAAGGTTATTTGTGCCTCAAAGTTTATATTGCTGGCCATTTTTTGTTGATGTTGGAGGGGAGGTATATGATCCCGATGTAAATTCTTGGGTTGAAATGCCAGCTGGCATGGGTGATGGTTGGCCTGCAAGACAGGCAGGAACAAAATTGAGTGTTACTGTGGATGGTGAGCTGTATGCACTCGATCCATCTAATTCTCCTGAAAGTGTGAGGATTAAGGTATATGATTACCAAGATGATGCATGGAAAGTTGTAGTGGGAGAGGTCCCCATTCCTGACTTTACTGATTCAGATTTTCCCTATTTACTTTCTGGTTTACTGGGAAAGCTTCATGTGATCACTAAAGATGCCAACAACAATATTTCAGTCTTGCAGGCTGATGTGCAAAACCATTTTACTTCCCTATCATCAGCTTCATTGGATAGCTCACCTGGTGCACATCCTGAGTCTGCAGAACCTGCAACAGCATTTGAAACGGATCTTTGGAGGGTTATTGCCACAAGGACGACTGGATCTTCCGAACTAGTAAGTTGTCAGGCACTCAATATCTAG